A window of the Mucilaginibacter sp. cycad4 genome harbors these coding sequences:
- a CDS encoding VOC family protein: MITKLNHVSVFVLDQDSAYDFYVNKLGFTVNTDAAMGPGMRWLTVCPPGQPELEISLMAISEGMMFDAQSANQMRELVQRGTFGFGVFECNDLIATYEELKAKGVAFTKAPTKEFYGFEALFKDDSGNWFSLGEKKS, encoded by the coding sequence ATGATAACCAAATTAAACCATGTAAGCGTATTTGTACTTGACCAGGACAGCGCTTATGATTTTTATGTAAACAAATTAGGCTTTACCGTAAATACAGATGCTGCCATGGGGCCGGGAATGCGCTGGCTTACTGTATGTCCTCCCGGGCAGCCCGAACTGGAAATATCATTAATGGCCATAAGTGAGGGCATGATGTTCGACGCACAATCGGCAAATCAAATGCGCGAATTAGTACAGCGCGGCACCTTTGGTTTCGGCGTTTTTGAATGCAACGACCTTATAGCTACTTACGAGGAATTAAAGGCGAAAGGTGTTGCGTTCACTAAAGCCCCTACTAAAGAGTTTTACGGTTTTGAGGCCCTATTCAAAGACGACTCTGGTAATTGGTTTTCCCTGGGCGAGAAAAAAAGCTAA
- a CDS encoding AraC family transcriptional regulator: protein MADQLPQIYLYRRLVQAKLFIDKNYHDPIDLNDIADEAYFSKYHFIRLFKNIYGKTPHQYLIQVRVENARLLLKKGLPVADVCYAVGFDSVSSFSALFKRITSCSPANYQQTELKRQAEMLQSPLKFIPGCFAREKEWLQNRNFQ from the coding sequence ATGGCTGATCAATTACCCCAAATATACCTTTACCGCAGGCTTGTTCAGGCTAAGTTGTTCATTGATAAAAATTATCATGACCCTATTGACCTGAACGATATTGCCGACGAGGCCTATTTTTCCAAATATCATTTCATCAGGCTGTTTAAAAACATCTACGGTAAAACACCGCATCAGTACCTCATCCAGGTGCGGGTTGAAAACGCCCGGCTGCTATTAAAAAAGGGCCTCCCTGTTGCTGATGTTTGTTATGCCGTTGGGTTTGACAGTGTTAGCTCATTTTCTGCTTTATTTAAAAGGATCACCTCCTGCTCTCCGGCAAACTATCAGCAGACAGAACTTAAACGGCAAGCGGAGATGTTGCAATCGCCCCTCAAATTTATACCCGGTTGTTTTGCCCGGGAAAAGGAATGGTTGCAAAATCGCAATTTTCAATAA
- a CDS encoding VOC family protein translates to MLPIKPHIWFDQDKAREAAEFYATLMPDSVLNYVNHFPMPGGECEIVEFTFAGQPFLGISAGDGLKISPSISFMINFDPSRDPDAVSRIDKVWNKLSENGKIMMPLDRYPFSERYGWVSDKYGVSWQLILTNPAGEERPVIVPSLMYTGQVAGKTNEAIDFYCSVFKDGKRGITAPRPEDMGPDKAGTLMYADFYIGQTWLAAMDSAHPHGFSFNDAVSLLIPCETQEEIDYYWSALSADGETGQCGWLKDKYGVSWQVTSTVMLETLKNGRSEQIARVTQAFMTMKKVDVAALQLASDGR, encoded by the coding sequence ATGTTACCCATCAAACCACACATCTGGTTCGACCAGGATAAAGCCAGAGAAGCTGCCGAATTTTATGCAACCTTAATGCCGGATTCGGTTTTAAACTACGTTAATCATTTCCCAATGCCCGGCGGAGAATGCGAAATAGTTGAATTTACTTTTGCCGGCCAGCCGTTCCTGGGTATCAGTGCCGGGGATGGATTAAAGATCAGCCCTTCTATTTCTTTTATGATCAATTTTGATCCCTCCCGTGATCCGGACGCTGTCAGCCGCATTGACAAAGTTTGGAACAAATTGTCAGAAAACGGAAAGATAATGATGCCGCTTGACCGCTATCCTTTCAGTGAGCGCTATGGCTGGGTAAGCGATAAATATGGCGTGTCATGGCAACTGATACTGACTAACCCCGCCGGTGAAGAAAGGCCGGTGATTGTTCCGTCGCTGATGTATACCGGCCAGGTGGCCGGTAAAACCAATGAAGCTATAGACTTTTACTGTTCCGTGTTTAAAGACGGTAAACGCGGTATTACGGCCCCGCGTCCGGAGGATATGGGGCCTGATAAAGCCGGCACACTGATGTACGCCGATTTTTATATCGGCCAAACCTGGCTGGCCGCCATGGACAGCGCGCATCCGCACGGTTTCAGTTTTAACGATGCGGTGTCGTTGTTGATCCCCTGTGAAACGCAGGAAGAGATCGATTACTACTGGTCGGCGCTTTCGGCTGACGGCGAAACCGGGCAATGCGGCTGGCTGAAGGACAAATACGGCGTATCCTGGCAGGTTACATCAACGGTTATGTTAGAAACACTGAAAAACGGCCGCTCCGAACAAATTGCACGCGTTACGCAAGCTTTTATGACAATGAAGAAAGTTGACGTCGCAGCGCTGCAACTGGCCTCTGATGGCCGGTGA
- a CDS encoding FAD-dependent oxidoreductase, whose amino-acid sequence MNLYEQQPYWLMKNGIIASYPSLQKDLNLDVAIIGAGISAALTAWQLRNSGLSIAVFDKRHVGMGSTAASTAFLQYEIDTPLISLKDLVGEANAVTSYQLCRKAIYDIADLCKSLKPAFDFSLKPSLQHASFKTHTNALNQEYHLRKSHGFEVQWLEADEIEQKFGFKAPGAIFSADGGEVDAYLLTHALLKNFGEAGHKVYSNTDIKTIEHHKQGITLQTGNGSIIKAKKLVIACGYESLKYIPKKIAEINSTYALVSEPLPDVRFWYKNSLVWETAIPYMYFRAVSENRILVGGRDDPFHHPHIPPSVIKRKAAMLQQAFLKKMPHIPLKADFSWAGAFASTKDGLPYIGSIPERPNTYFALGFGGNGITFSVIAAEIIHDLILGKKNEHVQLFSFNR is encoded by the coding sequence ATGAATTTATACGAGCAACAGCCTTACTGGCTAATGAAAAATGGCATAATTGCCTCCTACCCTTCTCTTCAAAAAGATTTGAACCTGGATGTGGCCATTATAGGAGCCGGCATCAGCGCTGCTTTAACAGCCTGGCAGCTCCGCAACTCGGGTTTAAGTATCGCTGTTTTTGATAAGCGCCACGTTGGTATGGGTAGTACCGCGGCCAGCACCGCTTTTCTGCAATATGAAATTGATACGCCCCTTATATCTTTAAAAGACCTGGTTGGCGAAGCTAATGCTGTAACAAGCTATCAACTTTGCCGCAAAGCTATTTACGATATTGCCGATCTATGTAAATCACTTAAACCTGCTTTTGATTTTAGCCTGAAGCCAAGTTTGCAACATGCGAGCTTCAAAACACATACAAATGCACTAAATCAGGAATATCACCTCCGTAAAAGCCATGGCTTTGAGGTACAATGGCTCGAAGCTGATGAAATTGAACAGAAATTCGGGTTTAAAGCTCCTGGGGCGATTTTCTCAGCAGATGGCGGTGAGGTTGATGCGTATCTGCTTACTCATGCTTTACTTAAAAATTTTGGCGAAGCCGGTCATAAAGTGTACAGCAACACCGATATTAAAACCATTGAACATCATAAACAAGGCATCACGCTGCAAACCGGCAACGGCTCCATTATCAAAGCTAAAAAACTGGTTATTGCGTGCGGTTACGAAAGTTTAAAATATATCCCCAAAAAAATAGCCGAAATTAACTCAACTTACGCGCTGGTTTCGGAGCCTTTGCCCGATGTACGTTTCTGGTATAAAAACAGTTTGGTTTGGGAAACTGCCATACCCTACATGTACTTCAGGGCTGTAAGTGAAAACCGCATCCTTGTTGGCGGCCGGGATGACCCTTTTCATCATCCGCATATCCCGCCTTCTGTTATTAAACGGAAGGCCGCCATGCTACAGCAAGCCTTTCTCAAAAAAATGCCCCATATCCCTTTAAAAGCCGACTTTAGCTGGGCCGGAGCTTTTGCAAGCACCAAAGATGGCTTGCCTTACATCGGTAGTATCCCCGAAAGGCCGAATACCTATTTTGCGCTTGGCTTTGGAGGCAATGGCATCACTTTCAGTGTAATTGCAGCCGAAATTATCCATGATCTTATCCTGGGAAAAAAGAATGAGCATGTACAATTGTTCAGTTTTAACAGATAG
- a CDS encoding VOC family protein, whose protein sequence is MKKFTLAALLLVSFMLGYGFSRFTQPVNTGPRVTGIGGIFFKAKDPAALKTWYSKNLGLQMGEYGSNFEWHQGMDSTKKGFTLWAPFKETTKYFQPSEKQFMINYRVEGLDRLLASLKSAGILPTDSIEKASYGNFVHLMDPEGNKIELWEPNDVEYAKLGKLTTQ, encoded by the coding sequence ATGAAAAAGTTTACCCTTGCTGCATTGTTGCTTGTTTCTTTTATGCTGGGCTACGGCTTCAGCCGGTTTACCCAACCAGTGAATACCGGCCCTCGGGTAACAGGTATAGGCGGCATTTTCTTTAAAGCCAAAGATCCGGCGGCGCTGAAGACCTGGTACAGCAAAAACCTTGGCTTGCAAATGGGCGAATACGGTTCTAATTTTGAATGGCACCAGGGCATGGACAGCACTAAAAAAGGCTTTACTTTATGGGCGCCCTTTAAAGAAACCACTAAATATTTCCAGCCCTCTGAAAAGCAGTTTATGATCAACTACCGCGTGGAAGGGCTGGACCGTTTATTAGCCAGCCTCAAATCGGCCGGCATCCTGCCGACCGACTCGATAGAGAAAGCCAGTTATGGCAACTTTGTACATTTGATGGATCCCGAAGGCAACAAAATTGAGTTATGGGAGCCCAATGATGTGGAGTATGCCAAACTGGGTAAATTAACAACTCAATAG
- a CDS encoding DinB family protein has product MKNQITTTLQTDARINLLTVFEDTAGNLLSTIALFNEQQINIEPPYGGWTAGQIAEHVFKSALQLVPVLNGADKAAERDPAEKVKMIKDLFLDFEAKFKSAPGILPSDGPHNKSELIELLQTVIVQVRDVINSKDLYAISTDLVVPFFGELTRVEWLYLICYHTQKHIHQLKNVGQSL; this is encoded by the coding sequence ATGAAAAATCAAATAACCACCACCCTCCAAACCGATGCCCGTATTAACTTATTGACAGTATTTGAAGATACTGCCGGTAATCTGCTATCAACCATTGCTTTATTTAATGAGCAGCAAATTAATATTGAACCCCCCTATGGCGGATGGACAGCCGGGCAGATAGCTGAACATGTTTTTAAATCGGCTTTACAACTTGTTCCGGTACTTAACGGAGCCGACAAAGCAGCAGAAAGAGATCCGGCCGAAAAGGTAAAAATGATAAAAGACCTGTTCCTTGATTTTGAGGCTAAATTCAAATCAGCCCCAGGCATATTACCATCAGACGGGCCGCATAATAAATCTGAGCTTATCGAATTATTACAAACAGTTATCGTCCAGGTTAGAGATGTAATTAACTCCAAAGATCTCTATGCTATTAGTACTGACCTGGTAGTTCCTTTTTTCGGTGAGCTTACCCGGGTAGAATGGCTCTACCTTATTTGCTATCATACCCAAAAGCACATTCACCAGTTAAAAAACGTCGGGCAGTCTTTGTGA
- a CDS encoding MFS transporter yields the protein MAQKKNKVLIIASMAIFVEALDIAIINLTIPAIQKQFLVSNDQVQWLQTLYVLLYGGFLIIGGKLSDVAGPKKVFITGAVLFLLTSLGAGLSGTFAFLSLSRAVQGLAAALIMPSALSIVTHTFTEEQERSKAIGIFSSFAAVGSGSGLSIGGIISTYMGWHWVFLINVPILAFIIVVGWVSLANDAPEQKQPSPDLFSGILLVMGLLMLSYGVHQLADLEQRYTFMMLCAIGVIICMRLLYIRLTRSANPLIDLSVFKAPSVITANGVFILLGAFFTGYLFIISQLLQKDMHYTAARSGLLLVPFSILSAIVAKFMLPGIMKRFTTEQTGLLGMSCMLTGGLVLICAVFTSYSLPLLLLSAAFISGLGMTICFTSLSVLAVKNIPKQHYGLASSLGTTAYFLGAGVGLSILTLFMQKSDDGASVSTLSLVILSMYALIGLLWLIIYIVNSVAGNMPVSLNESQRLPDVF from the coding sequence ATGGCACAAAAAAAGAACAAAGTCTTGATCATAGCCTCTATGGCCATATTTGTCGAAGCGCTTGACATCGCTATCATTAACCTCACCATTCCGGCAATACAAAAGCAGTTTCTTGTAAGTAACGACCAGGTTCAATGGCTGCAAACGCTTTATGTGTTATTATACGGCGGCTTCCTGATCATAGGGGGGAAGCTGTCTGATGTTGCCGGGCCAAAGAAGGTCTTTATTACTGGTGCGGTATTGTTCCTGTTAACTTCATTAGGGGCCGGCTTATCAGGCACTTTCGCGTTTCTTAGTTTATCGAGGGCTGTACAAGGCCTGGCGGCAGCGCTGATCATGCCGTCAGCACTTTCCATAGTAACACATACTTTTACCGAAGAGCAGGAGCGGAGCAAGGCCATCGGGATCTTTAGCTCATTCGCGGCAGTTGGTTCGGGAAGCGGCCTTTCCATCGGCGGAATCATCAGCACCTATATGGGCTGGCATTGGGTGTTTTTGATCAATGTGCCAATACTCGCTTTTATTATTGTTGTAGGCTGGGTAAGCCTGGCTAATGATGCCCCTGAACAAAAGCAGCCATCGCCCGATCTGTTTTCAGGTATTTTATTGGTGATGGGCTTGCTCATGCTTAGCTATGGTGTGCACCAGCTTGCAGATCTCGAACAACGATACACTTTTATGATGCTTTGTGCCATAGGCGTTATTATTTGCATGAGGTTATTATACATTCGTTTAACCCGTAGTGCAAATCCATTGATCGATCTTTCAGTTTTTAAAGCGCCATCAGTTATTACGGCAAATGGCGTATTCATTTTGTTAGGTGCGTTTTTTACCGGGTACCTTTTCATTATATCTCAATTATTGCAAAAAGACATGCATTACACCGCAGCTCGATCGGGCCTGTTACTGGTGCCTTTTAGTATATTATCAGCCATTGTGGCTAAGTTTATGCTGCCTGGCATCATGAAACGGTTCACAACCGAACAAACCGGATTGTTGGGTATGAGCTGTATGTTAACCGGCGGGCTGGTTTTAATTTGCGCGGTATTCACAAGCTACTCTCTCCCTTTACTGCTTCTATCTGCTGCTTTTATATCCGGTTTAGGTATGACCATCTGTTTTACAAGCTTATCGGTACTTGCTGTAAAAAACATTCCCAAACAACACTACGGATTGGCATCAAGCCTGGGTACTACCGCTTACTTTTTAGGAGCCGGGGTAGGTTTATCTATACTCACACTATTTATGCAAAAAAGCGATGACGGTGCTTCAGTGAGCACTTTATCGCTGGTTATACTTAGTATGTATGCTTTAATTGGCTTGCTATGGCTCATTATTTACATTGTAAATTCGGTAGCCGGGAACATGCCTGTATCATTAAATGAATCACAAAGACTGCCCGACGTTTTTTAA
- a CDS encoding alpha/beta fold hydrolase has protein sequence MLLHGAFMTIEGNWTESIPELLKNRKVIAIELQGHGHTQFSDRKLSYATLASDVEGVMDYLKIDSADVAGYSMGGSVAYKFAIQSPKRLRKLVIISSTYKSSGWLPEITNAFKAWKPELFINTPMKAAYDAVAPDQTKWSKFIEQMIAFAQEPFDFGDANISKISAPVLIIAGDNDGLDKIELAKTYKLLGGSVAADLGPMPKSQLAIIPSQGHVSLMMQTTTILTYLNNFLK, from the coding sequence ATTTTATTGCATGGTGCTTTTATGACAATTGAAGGAAACTGGACCGAATCGATCCCTGAATTGTTAAAAAACAGGAAAGTAATTGCCATTGAACTACAGGGACATGGGCATACACAGTTTTCAGATAGAAAATTATCATATGCCACCTTAGCAAGTGATGTGGAAGGAGTGATGGATTACCTGAAAATTGACAGTGCCGATGTAGCAGGATATAGTATGGGCGGCTCTGTGGCTTACAAGTTTGCTATACAAAGCCCTAAACGGTTAAGAAAATTAGTGATCATTTCTTCTACTTATAAAAGCAGTGGTTGGCTGCCCGAAATAACCAATGCCTTTAAGGCATGGAAGCCTGAACTTTTTATAAACACTCCTATGAAAGCCGCGTACGATGCAGTAGCACCAGATCAAACAAAATGGTCAAAGTTTATAGAACAGATGATTGCTTTCGCTCAGGAGCCATTCGACTTTGGTGACGCAAATATTTCAAAAATTTCTGCGCCTGTATTGATCATAGCCGGTGACAATGATGGGCTGGATAAAATTGAATTGGCAAAAACATATAAATTATTGGGAGGTAGTGTTGCTGCTGATCTGGGGCCAATGCCAAAATCGCAGCTGGCCATTATCCCTTCACAGGGACATGTAAGCCTGATGATGCAGACAACAACGATTTTGACTTATTTGAACAATTTTTTAAAATAA
- a CDS encoding Lrp/AsnC family transcriptional regulator encodes MALQTEQEKTGIQLDEKDCEILRLVERNAKLTVREIAVKINLSPTPTHERIKRLEKAAVIKSYTAILDKRMLNKRIMVICMVTLREHSRKAGADFINAVLEFNEVIECYNISGDFDFMLKIVSESMDSYHSFFVNKLSEVKGIGHSKSTFVMDIIKETNHLL; translated from the coding sequence ATGGCCCTTCAAACAGAACAAGAAAAAACAGGCATCCAGCTTGATGAAAAAGATTGCGAAATATTACGGCTGGTTGAACGGAATGCCAAGCTTACCGTGCGGGAAATTGCTGTAAAGATCAACCTTAGCCCCACGCCCACGCATGAACGCATTAAGCGCCTCGAAAAAGCAGCGGTTATTAAAAGCTATACTGCCATTTTAGATAAACGGATGCTGAACAAACGCATCATGGTTATTTGTATGGTAACCCTGCGCGAGCACAGCCGCAAAGCAGGAGCCGATTTTATTAACGCTGTACTTGAATTTAACGAAGTGATAGAATGCTATAACATATCGGGCGATTTTGATTTTATGCTCAAAATTGTATCCGAAAGCATGGACAGTTACCATTCCTTTTTTGTAAATAAACTAAGCGAGGTAAAAGGGATTGGCCATTCAAAAAGCACTTTTGTGATGGATATTATCAAAGAAACCAATCATTTACTTTAA